The following are from one region of the Primulina eburnea isolate SZY01 chromosome 17, ASM2296580v1, whole genome shotgun sequence genome:
- the LOC140817853 gene encoding uncharacterized protein, which yields MKITQSFTSVAYPQANGQTEVANRIIVQALKARLQGKGKDWVEELPSVLWAYRTTPREPTQETPFSLIYGSEAVLPVEIGKVSSRVESYPSQNDQSRAMELDLVEEKRDQETIRMEAYRNKVMKSYNRRVRVRDFQVGDLVMKKVNSA from the coding sequence ATGAAAATCACTCAATCTTTTACCTCTGTCGCATATCCTCAAGCGAATGGTCAAACAGAAGTTGCCAACAGAATAATTGTGCAAGCATTAAAAGCAAGACTTCAAGGTAAAGGAAAAGATTGGGTGGAGGAGTTACCTAGTGTTCTATGGGCTTACAGAACTACTCCCCGGGAACCTACTCAAGAAACTCCTTTCAGCTTAATATATGGTTCTGAAGCGGTCCTCCCAGTCGAAATTGGGAAAGTTTCCTcccgggtagaatcttacccaAGTCAGAACGATCAAAGCCGGGCCATGGAATTGGATCTGGTAGAAGAAAAGAGAGACCAGGAAACCATTCGGATGGAAGCATATAGGAACAAGGTTATGAAATCTTATAACCGGAGAGTCCGGGTCCGAGATTTCCAAGTAGGAGATCTGGTTATGAAGAAAGTTAACTCGGCATGA